The genomic segment GGGGGATTAGTAGATTGGCAAATAAGTAAATGCAATCTCGTAGTATTTACATGCTGATCTGATTGAATCACCGAAGCACTAAAGATTAggcagaaaagaaaatgaaagattgaTTGAGAATATTTATCCGTTTGACAATTTAGAAATCACGCATATTAATATATAGTCACATAAGAGTGTGGGTTGAACTTAACACATTTGTCATTAATGGCCACATAAATATAAAGAATGGTGATGAACCATCCTATACCTCTTAGCATGAGTGATGAACTCCATAATGACTTGGCCTAAGCAACTTCTTGGCTAAGCTCCTAAATGTAAAAGTTTACATTTCAAGTTTCACTAGTAGAAGATCTGTAGTCTTCTTGGCCCCTGCATACTTCTTTATCTCCAATCTTCATGCTCTGGTGAAGTTTCCTGCATTTTTCTTCCCAAAAGACGAGGGTTAAAGATTGAGATTGTAAGTTGTTATGAACCCGGAAATTAACAGAAGAGGAGAAagagaaattggaaaagaagGAGGAAATGAGAGGGAAGAGTTTATTTCATTCCAAAAATCTGTTCATCTCAGAAATCTGCCTTCTATTTATAGCTACGGTCCGAAGATTCTAGATCAGAATTGTCATGCTAACATTGCTTATTTTGTCCTAACACTGAACGGCGATCCAACTGACTCCTAACAGAATTGCAGCTAACTCTCTCACGTGTATTTCCATCCTCCACGTCAGCCATGCAGCCATGCAGCTGTTAACGTTCTTCATCTTAGCTTGCGTCTTCATGGGAATGATCCGCTGGTCTGTCACTGCATGGAGTTGATAGTCTTGCGGATCATGACAACACCCCCTCCTCAACACAATCCTCACTAGGATTGAATTGAAAATTAGGGAACTGAGACCGAAGGACAGAGGCATCCTCCCAAGTGGAGTCATCTGGAGTCAAGTTCAGCCATTTAACCAATACTTGGAGCACCTTCTGCCGTTTCCTCGCCACCTCCCTAGTTGCGAGTATACTTTCTGGTGCAATCTTGACTTGGCCATCCTCAGTTGTCAGGGGTAGATCCTGGTTGAAACTAGCTCCTTTGGTAGAGGGTTTGAGCAAGGATACGTGGAAGACAGGATGAATGGTGGAGCCCTCTGGTAATTCCAATTTATATGCGGCACTGCCTAATTTCTGCACAATCTTGTAAGGCCCATAGTACTTGAAAGATAGCTTAAGATTTCTCCTGAGAGCTACGGATGATTGCCTGTATGGTTGCAGTTTGAGATAAACTGAGTCCCCAATATTAAAGCTCCTTTCTGTCCTTCCCTTGTCAGCAAACTGCTTCATTCTATTCTGCGCCTTTAAAAGGTTGTCCCGGAGCATATCATTCCACTTCACTCTATCTCCTAACCATAAATCTGCTGCTGCCACCGGAGACCTTACAGCATCTAGGCCTAGTTGTGAGGGAGGGTAACCATACAATGCTTGGAAGGGAGTCATCTGTAGTGCTGTGTGATAGTTGGTATTATACCACCACTCTGCTGCAGCCAACCATTGTTTCCACTTGTGAGGCTGCTGAAAACACAAGCACCTGAGGTACGTCTCAAGGCATCTGTTCAACCTTTCTGTCTAGCCATCTGTCTGTGGATGGTAAGCAGTAGAGAACTGCAGTTCAACACCTAGCTTGCCCATCAACTCCTGCCAGAAGGTGCTTGTAAAAATTTTATCCCTATCCGAAACAATACTGAGTGGCAGTCCGTGTAACTTGTGCACATTTTCAAAGAACAAGGTGGCAATAGTAGAAGCTGTATATTTTGGAGTTAATGCCATGAAGTGCCCGTACTTAGTAAACCTGTCAATGACTACAAATATGCCATCATATCCAGCAGACTTAGGAAGTCCCTccacaaaatccatggaaatgttcTGCCAAGCCTGGTTTGGAACTGGTAGAGGCTGTAGCAATCCAGGGTACTTGCAGTTCTCCGGCTTATTCCTCTTACAACAATCACAGTTCTGTACCCATTCCTCAGTATCCTTCTTCATACCTGGCCAGAAAAAATGCTCCTTCAACCTTTGATAGGTACCCAAATTTCCAGAATGGCCACCAATAGGGGACTCATGAAAGCATGCTATCAGCTTCTTCCTTAGCTCACCTACAGCTCCAATGTAGATCCTTCCCTTGTACCGTAATATTCCTCCTTTTAAGGAGTAATCAGAAAAAGAGTCTGGTTGCATGGCTAGTGTTCGCAGGAGTTCTGTAGCCTTTTCGTCTCCCTTATACGTATCTATGGCTTCCATCAGCCATGATGGCTTAGCCACAGAAATTGTATTCACAGCTCCCTCCCTGTCTCCTTCATCATCCTCATACCCCCTCCTCGATAAAGCATCTGCAACCAAGTTCTCCTTCCCCTTTTTGTAATGTATCTCATAATCCAACCCCAGCAATTTGGTGAGCAATTTCTGTTGCAGAGGGGTAGAAATTTTCTGTTCTAGGAGATATTTAAGGCTCTGATGGTCAGTTCTAATGATGAAATGAGAACCAAGAAGATAATGTTTCCACTTAGTTACTGCTGTGATCAAGGAGAGCAGTTCCTTCTCATAAATGGAAAGCCCTTGATTCTTGGGTCCAAGAGCCTGGCTCAAGAACGCTATTGGTTGTCCCCCCTGCATGAGCACTGCCCCTAATGCCTTGTGACTGGCGTCGGTTTCCAGAACAAAGTCCTCAGAGAAATTTGGCAATGCCAACACTGGGGTGCTACTCATCACCTGCTTAAGCTTCTGGAAAGCTAGCTCAGCCTCTTGGTTCCATGTGAATCCGGCCTTTCTGAGTAATTCTGTTAAAGGCTTGGTTATTAGTCCATATCCTTTCACAAAACGCCTGTAATATCCAGTGAGTCCAAGAAAACCTCTTAATGACTTTACTGATTTGGGAATTGGCCACTCCACCATGCACTTAATTTTTGCAGGATCTGCCATTACCCCTTCACCACATATAATATGACCGAGATACTCTACCTGGGACTGTCCAAAAGTGCATTTGGAGAGCTTGGCAAACAAGGAGTGTTTCCTGAGGGTGTCAAGTACTAATTGAAGGTGATTAAGGTGGGAATCCAAATCAGGGCTATAGATAAGTATGTCATCAAAGAAAATAAGGACAAAGTGCCTCAGGTAAGGTTCAAAAACTGAGTTCATGAGGCTTTGAAAAGTGGCTGGGGCGTTAGTGAGACCAAAAGGCATAACAGTGAACTCATAAAGTCCAAGATGTGTTCTAAAAGCTGTCTTGTGCACATCATCAGGATGCATCCTAACTTGGTGGTAACCAGCCCTTAAATCGATTTTGGAAAAGAACTTTGCACCAAATAATTCATCTAGTAAGTCATCAATGATAGGTATTGGAAACTTATCCTTGATGGTTAAGTCATTTAGTTGCCTATAGTCTACACAAAATCTCCACGTCCCatctttttttttgactaacaaAACTGGGGAGGCAAATGGACTGTGACTAATTTGTATGATCCCATTGCTGAGCATGTCTTTGACTTGCCTTTCAATCTCATTTTTCTGGATATGGGGGTACCTATATGGGGCTAATTTGAAGGGCTTAGCATTAGGAATTAGGAGTATTTGATGGTCACAGGTTCTTGAGGGGGGGAGGTTGTTCGGCTCTCCAAAAACGTCTTTGTAGTCCCTGAGTAGAGCATCCAAGGAGTGGTGAAAAGTGTCATTTACCTGAGCTTCTGACAGCCTGATGCCACACGATCTCTTCCATAGCTTGGTACTCCATTCTTCCCCTTCAATGTGATCTGTTGGCAAGTTGAGTGTTGTCTCATTAGTGTCACCTTGCAGTAGCACCTGATCTCCATCCTGATCGAAGACCATGCTCAGGTTCTTGAAGTCAAAAGTTATGGGGCTATGCGCTGCCATCCAGTCCACCCCCACGATCATGTCATAAGGCTCCAGGTTGAGGACGAACATGTTATGGCTGAAGGTTCTTCCCTGCATCTCCCAGGTCATCTTGGGAATCATCTGCCTACACCACAAGTATTGACCATTGGCCACCCTCACCCGGAAGGGCTTAACTTGCTGGACTGACTCGGGGCAGATTTGAGCCACAACATTGGTCACAAAACTGTGTGTGCTACCTCCATCCACTAAAATGGACATCTCCGCCCCCTGGCACTGTCCCTTCAATTTGATGGTATTGTGTAGCATCTTTCCAGTTAGCGCATGAATGGCAAATTCTACATCCCTCTTCCTTTGGTGCCCTTGGTATTCAATGATCTCCTCATCCCCTGGTTTTGCTGCCTCCTCATCCCCTTCTTCTACTGCCAGCAAGAGGTGCATCTCCTTCGATTTGCACTGATGTCCAGGCCCATACTTCTCGCCACATTTGAAACACAAATGATGGTCCCTCCTATACTGTATTTCTGCTGGagagattctcttgaaactttgtACATTAGTGATAGGATGCATTTTAGTGGGTATTTTGGGCATTATTGCACAACTAATTGACTAAATACTTTCATTAATTGGGTGGATTCTACTGATATTTTGTTTTGATGCTAATTGCAGGAATGGACGCTGAAAAGTACTTAAAATCAAAACTTAGAAGATTTGTCGCTGTGGGGTCCAATTGAGAAGCTGAAGAGACTTAATTGTAAtagatattattttattttattttgaggGAGTCTGGTGGCAATTTTGAACAAGTAACAATTTCCGGCTATTGGGCAGTTTATTTACCTCTCGCGCGGCTTAGGTTAGGGGGGAGTtgagttttttttcctttgttttgttttccttggcTCTGCAAGGAGACTAGAGAGCCGCAGCTTTGTAGAGAGAAAGGCAGCAAGCAATAGCCGCTTTTGTTGACTTTGGGATGCCTGTGAACTTTCCATTGCTTTTGggaccaaattgagaaatcAACCAATTTTCCAATCTCTCGTATGTTATCTTtgtgaggaaagaaagaaagcaaagaaAGGAGCCGCAATTGTGGACctttgaaaatgcttttgattCTAGCTTTGGCCGAAGGAAATTGAGGCCTTGGAAATCAATTGAAAGCAATCGTAATCCATtgttgctttttctttcttcggtTGACCGAAGTGAACGAGGGTCAAATCTTCCGTTTGCTTTGATTGAAGAATTGACGGCTTCCTCCAGCTCTGCCGCATGGCCTGTACTCTAATTATGGGGAACTAAACCTCCTAACTCTAGTCAAGGGAGCGACTGATGAATTGGTTCAACtaatactgtgagatctaaaccattgttaattgttttcttcatttattgatatttacATGTTCCTGGCTTTTAATCGCTAtagccttgtgtatgattggttagtgcgcaataattaattattcatgtaggttattttgctaaatagaggtaattgaatccgtaattgttcgttatctctatcttagtagcaactggcgtaattggatttatgtcaggggagcatacgatctaatttaaacaaatcctcgtagcgtgtttgttagttagaattgggcctttctaattattaatgcaatctagaaattaaatcctacggtcgtatctagggttgtttttgggttagagaaatagctaacggtcgtaccttagctatcgataaattaaggaatggttggttgtttagcgcgtgcgagacaactataaccaatctattaataaatgttggaattatttctgcatcaatgatcagtgcatgaaccatttctgaagtgcacccttggctagagtttctctcatttatttcttttaattaattattttctgcatttaatttgtttagttggcatttgataccaaaaccccccattaatcttgatttgaaaagaaacaaatatctctccagttcctgaggagacgaccctgcttaccactgtctactagttggggaattcagttaaataattaattcaggtatatcggattaagcaaactcttcgtgaacagggtgaatcaagtaacccattgcacacctagagtccctgctccagtactcgaattgattactgactgtttcaggtggtagttaggatttatttattattattgcacaggttcggcacctgtcaatttttggcgccgttgccggggactggcatcggaattatttgtttcttttcgaattcagtttttttatttagtttttgttattttatttttcttggtatttttgctagtttatgccccgTTCCTCTCGCACAGGTGAATTGATATACGATCCTGAGGTTGAGAAGGCAGCGCGTAGGCGAAGACAAGAAACCAAGAGACGAAAAGAATGGCACTTATCTTTTGCAAACGAGTCAGTAGAAAACGAATTTAGCATGGCCAACACCCAGACATTAAGGGAGCTGGCTACCCCAGACTTGACTCATCAGCCATTGTGCATCACGTTCCCAACTCTGGCTGAAAATACCTCTTTCGAGCTGAAATCGGGGTTGATTCAGCTCCTGCCTTCGTTCCATGGTCTCTCTGGCGAAGAACCCCACAAACATGTCAAGGAATTCGAAGTAGTTTGCTCTAGCATGAAACCCCCTGGGGTCACTGAAGAGCAAATAAGACTGAGAGCCTTCCCCTTCTCTCTCAAGGATGCAGCGAAGGATTGGTTATATTACCTGCCTGcaggtagtatcaccacgtgggcacaattgaaaaagaaattcctGGAGAAATTTTTCCCCGCGTCCCGGGCTGCAAGTTTGAGGAAGGAGATTTGCAGCATCAGGCAGTACTCCGGGGAGTCATTGTACGATTTTTGGGAAAGGTTCAACAAGTTGTGCGCTAGATGCCCACAGCATCAGATTAGTGAACAACTGTTGATCCAGTACTTCTATGAGGGACTCCAGTCAACTGACAGGAGTATTATTGACGCTGCGAGTGGAGGAGCCCTGGCGAACAAGACACCGAGGGAAGCGTGGGACCTTATTGAAGCCATGGCAGAAAACTCTCAGCAGTTCGGCTTCCGTGAGAGCAATCCTACCCGTAGAGTCAATGAGGCAGAGACGTCATCCATCCAGCAGCAACTGTCAGAGTTGACGTCTGCTGTCAGGCAATTGGCCATGAGAGACACACCGCGAGCGAAGGTGTGTGGAATCTGTACTAGCATGGACCACTGCACGGATTCGTGCCCCATTCTGCAAGAGGACGGGACGGAACAGGTAAATATGGCCGGTGGCGTGCCCGCGCCCCGCAGGCAGTATGACCCGTATTCCAACACATACAACCCCGGTTGGAGAGACCATCCCAATCTCAGTTATGGGAACAGGCAACAAGGTTCATTCCCGAATCGTCCACCAGGATTCCACCAGCCTtggcaaccaaaatctcaaccctCATCCTCCAATTCAGGAAGCTCCTTGGAGGACCTAGTCAAAAGCCTGGCCACAACTACTACTCAGCTTCATCAGGAGATCAAAGCGGACAAGAAGGACCAAGAAGCTCGGATAAGCCAACTGGCAACCGCTATTAACCGTTTGGAGTCCCACGTTTATGGGAAACTGCCATCGCAGCCCGAGGTGAATCCCAAGAATGTAAGTGCCATGACGCTGAGGAGTGGCAAGGAGCTGGAAGGGCCTAaagtgaaaaattcaaaaagcaaaagcgaggaggagatagaaaaggaaattgaggaGGAATGACGTGTTCGTGAGGATCCTAAGGTAACTTCCACCTCTCCACTCACTATTAGCTCTAACTTACCCCCTTTTCCTTGCAGGTTGGAAAAGACAAAGAAggtagagaaggaaaaagaactcTTGGATGTGTTTCGGAAAGTGGAGATCAACATTCCCTTGTTGGATGCAATCAAGCAGATACCGAAGTATGCTAAATTTTTGAAGGACTTGTGCACCCACAAGAGGAAGCTAAGGGGAGATGAACGAGTGGCAGTGGGAGAAAACGTGTCAGCTATACTCCAGAGAAAGCTCCCACCAAAATGTGGAGACCCAGGTATGTTCACCATTCCCTGCAAGATAGGAGGTACTCCAATTAGGAAAGCAATGTTGGATTTGGGGGCGTCAATTAATGTTATGCCTAAGACAATTTATGCTTCTCTAAATCTTGGCCCGTTAAAAGGCACAGGCATTATAATCCAACTTGCAGACCGTACCAATGCTTACCCAGAAGGGTTAgttgaagatgttttggtacAGGTCAATGAGTTAGTTTTTCCTGCAGATTTCTATGTCCTAGACATGAGGGATGAAAGGGCACTAAATCCGTCTCCTATTCTGTTAGGTAGGCCATTTTTAAGCACTGCTAGGACAAAAATAGATGTAAATGAGGGTACTTTGTCGATGGAGTTTGATGgagaaattgtaaattttaatatttttgaagcGATGAAGTACCCAGATGAGACTAACTCTGTTTATGCTTTAAGTGTTGTCGAGCCCCTTGTACAGGAAATATTTGAATTGGATGGGGTTGATGCACTGGCAGTGGTATTAGCCAAACATCTTGAGTTGGGAGCAACTCTTGATGTAGAATTGAGTGAAGAGTTATACCGGGCTGTTGGAGCACTACATTCGCTCCCACCAATTTCTCCAAGGTATGAGTTTACTTCTGTCTTTGTACCAGAAACTCAGGCAAAATTGTTAACTTCTATTGTGCAGGCACCTGAGTTGGAGCTCAAGCCTCTCCCGAAGCACTTGAAATATGCTTTTCTCGGGGACAATGAGACACTGCCAGTTATCATATCTGCACACCTGTCACCAGGACAAGAAGACAGCCTAATTTGTCTTCTTCGGGATCATAAGGAGGCAATTGGGTGGAGCGTAGCAGATATCAAGGGAATTAGCCCTTCTTTATGCATGCATCGGATTCGGCTTGAGGAGGATGCAAAACCAGTGAGGCAGGCACAACGGAGATTGAACCCACTGATGATGGAAGTGATGAAGAAGGAGATACTCAAACTCCTAGAAGTGGGGATTATCTTCGCCATCTCAAATAGTCCCTGGGTGAGCCCAGTGCAAGTAGTCCCAAAAAAGGCGGGAGTAACAGTTGAAGAGAACCAAGAGGGTGAGATGGTCTCGGTGAGGAAACCCACAGGATGGCGCCAGTGCATTGACTATCGGCGTCTGAATGCTGTGACGAAGAAGGACCACTTCCCTCTAccttttattgatcagatgATAGAAAGGTTAGCTAGCCGTGTCTATTATTGTTTTCTTGATGGTTTCTCTGGTTATTTTCAGATCGCAATAGCACCAGAGGATCAGGAGAAAACTACCTTCACCTGCCCCTTCGGTACATTTGCATATCGGAGGATGTCTTTCGGCCTCTGCAATGCCCCAGCAACTTTTCAGAGGTGTATGGTAAGTATATTCTCTGAGTatgtagaaaagattattgaggtgtttatggatgattttagtgtgTATGGAGATAGTTTTGATGAATGCCTTGATAATTTAGCTTTAATTTTAAAAAGGTGCATTGAGGTAAATTTAGTTTTGAATTGGGAAAAGTGTCATTTCATGGTGGACCAGGGCATTGTTTTAGGGCATGTAGTGTCGGCCAGAGGTATAGAGGTAGACAAGGCAAAAGTCGATATTATTTCTGCTTTACCTTACCCCGCAAGTGTGCGGGAGGTGCGTTCCTTTTTGGGTCATGCAGGGTTCTACAGGAGATTCatcaaagatttctccaaaattGGAGCGCCCCTGTTCAAACTGTTGCAAAAAGATGTAGCATATGACTTCACCGAGGAGTGCAAGGTGGCATTTGACAGATTGAGGGAGTCATTGACATCACCACCTGTTATCCAGCCTCCAGACTGGAGCCTCCCATTTGAGATAATGTGTGACGCGAGTGACTATGCAGTGGGGGCGGTGCTGGGGCAACGGATTGGCAGAGCTGCTCATGCAATCTACTATGCATCCAAAGCGCTGAATGGAGCTCAGCTCAACTACTCTACAACGGAGAAAGAATTGCTAGCTGTGGTTTTTGCACTAGAAAAATTTAGACCTTACTTGTTAGGTGCAAAAGTAATAGttttttctgatcatgcagcctTGAGATATTTGATGACAAAGAAAGATGCTAAACCAAGGCTCATCAGATGGATCCTGCTTCTTCAAGAGTTTAAGGATAAAAGTGGGGCAGAAAACTTAGTCGCTGATCACTTGAGCCGCTTGCTTGTTCATAGGGAGGAGCCACCATTGAGGGAGGCATTTCCAGAGGAACAACTACTTGCTATTAACTCGTCTGTACCCTGGTATGCCGATTTAGTAAATTTCTTAGTGACTAATCAACTGCCTGCAGGGTGGCCAAAGGCTAAGAGAGACAAGTTGAAGAGTGATGCTAAATATTACATTTGGGACGACCCGTACCTTTGGAGACAATGTTCGGATCAAGTGCTCAGGAGGTGTGTAAGTGCAGGtgaatttcactccattttaaatttctgtcattCGTTTGCATGTGGGGGGCATTTTGGGCCCAAGCGAACAGCTCGCAAAGTGTTAGAGAGTGGCTTTTACTGGCCCACCCTTTTTAAAGATTCGTATTTATTTTGCAAATCCTGTGATAGGTGTCAAAGGGTGGGGAATATTTTTCGTAGGGACCAAATGCTTCAAACCCCCATgttgtttgttgaaatttttgatgtttggggGATCGATTTTATGGGTCCTTTTCCCTCAACTTTTGGTTTCCTATACATTTTACTTGCTGTAGATTATGTCTCTAAATGGGTGGAAGCCAAAGCCACCCGTACTAATGATTCTAGAGTGGTTGCAGAGTTCTTAAAATCTAATTGGGATGTCTCCTTATAGACTTGTCTTCGGTAAGGCTTGCCATCTTCCCGTGGAGTTCGAACACAAGGTGTTTTGGGCAGTGAAGCAGTGTAACATGGGATTAGATGAAGCAGGGGTCCAAAAGAAATTGCAGCTACAAGAGTTAGAGGAAATAAGAAATGAAGCGTATGAGAATGCCACGATCTATAAGGAAAAGAGTAAAATCTTTCATGATCAGCAGGTTTCTAGGAAAACTTTTGTAGTGGGGCAAAAAGTCCTCTTGTACCACTCAAGGCTTAAACTTTTTCCCGGTAAGTtgcgttctcgttggattggtccATTTGTCGTTTCTAATGTGTTccattatggtgcagtggagatcCAAAGTTTAAAAACGGAGAAAAAGTTCGTGGTGAATGGCCATCGTCTCAAACCTTATTATGAGGGTTTCTATGTTGAAGAAGTAGAAGTTGAACACCTCCAAGATCCATTTTATCATGCTTGAGGGTTTTggccatgtctagccaaagacagtAAAGA from the Coffea arabica cultivar ET-39 chromosome 11e, Coffea Arabica ET-39 HiFi, whole genome shotgun sequence genome contains:
- the LOC140021390 gene encoding uncharacterized protein; the protein is MGLDEAGVQKKLQLQELEEIRNEAYENATIYKEKSKIFHDQQVSRKTFVVGQKVLLYHSRLKLFPVEIQSLKTEKKFVVNGHRLKPYYEGFYVEEVEVEHLQDPFYHA
- the LOC140021389 gene encoding uncharacterized protein; this encodes MTPFQALYGYPPSQLGLDAVRSPVAAADLWLGDRVKWNDMLRDNLLKAQNRMKQFADKGRTERSFNIGDSVYLKLQPYRQSSVALRRNLKLSFKYYGPYKIVQKLGSAAYKLELPEGSTIHPVFHVSLLKPSTKGASFNQDLPLTTEDGQVKIAPESILATREVARKRQKVLQVLVKWLNLTPDDSTWEDASVLRSQFPNFQFNPSEDCVEEGVLS